The sequence GGAGCTCCAGGCGAAGCTGTCGCGGCTGCCGCTGTCGTACTTCGACCAGCAGAAGCGTGGCGAGGTCCTCAGCCGGGCCACGAACGACATCGACAACATCGGCCAGACGCTGCAGCAGACGATGGGGCAGCTGCTGAACTCGCTGCTGACCATCGTCGGCGTGCTCGTGATGATGTTCTGGATCTCGCCGCTGCTGGCGCTGGTCGCGCTGGTGACCGTACCGCTGTCGGTCTTCGTCGCCGCGAAGATCGGCAAGAAGTCGCAGCCGCAGTTCGTGGCGCAGTGGAAGGCGACCGGCGCGCTCAACGCCCACATCGAGGAGATGTACTCGGGCCACGGCTTGGTCAAGGTCTTCGGCCGGCAGCGGGAGTCCGCGGCCGTCTTCGCCGAGCAGAACGAGGCGCTGTACCGGGCCTCCTTCAAGGCGCAGCTGGTCAGCGGCATCATGCAGCCGGTGATGTTCTTCATCTCGAACATCAACTACGTGCTGATAGCCGTCGTCGGCGGGCTCCGGGTCGCCTCCGGCACCCTGTCGATCGGTGACGTGCAGGCCTTCATCCAGTACTCGCGGCAGTTCTCGATGCCGCTGACGCAGGTCGCCTCGATGGCGAACCTCGTGCAGTCCGGTGTCGCCTCGGCGGAGCGGGTGTACGAGCTGCTGGACGCGCCGGAGCAGGAGCCGGACGCCGTGGTTCCGGAGCGTCCGGAGGAGCGGCGCGGTCAGGTCACCTTCGACAAGGTGGCCTTCCGATACGAGCCCGACAAGCCGCTGATCGAGAACCTCTCGCTCACGGTCGAGCCGGGTCACACGGTCGCGATCGTCGGCCCGACGGGCGCGGGCAAGACCACGCTGGTCAATCTGCTGATGCGGTTCTACGAGGTCACGGGCGGGGAGATCGCCCTCGACGGGGTGGACATCGCGAAGATGACCCGTGAGGAACTACGCGCCGGCATCGGCATGGTGCTCCAGGACACCTGGCTGTTCGGCGGCACCATCGCGGAGAACATCGCCTACGGTGCCTCGCGCGAGGTCACGCGCGCCGAGGTCGAGGAGGCGGCGCGGGCCGCCCACGCGGACCGGTTCATCCGCACCCTGCCGGACGGGTACGACACCGTGCTGGACGACGAGGGTGCGGGCGTCAGCGCGGGCGAGAAGCAGCTGATCACCATCGCCCGGGCGTTCCTGTCGGAGCCGGTGATCCTGGTGCTCGACGAGGCGACGAGCTCGGTGGACACCCGTACCGAGGTGCTGATCCAGAAGGCGATGGCCCGTCTCGCGCGCGGCCGTACGTCCTTCGTGATCGCGCACCGGCTGTCCACGATCCGCGACGCGGACGTGATCCTGGTGATGGAGAGCGGATCGATCGTGGAACAGGGCACGCACGAGGAGCTGTTGGCCTCGGGCGGCGCGTACGCCCGACTGTACGCGGCGCAGTTCGCGCAGGCGGTGGCCGAGGTCGACTAGGGCGTCCCTTCCTTCGGACGTCGCACGGCGCGGGGGCACTCGGGTACGGGACACGTACGCGGGTGCCCCTGCGCCGTCGTTAGCATGACGGCATGGCATCGGACGTGGTGATACGCCCCGCGCGGGCGGAGGACGAACGCGAGATCGTGGAGGTGCTGCGGTCGGTGTGGTCGCGCGTGAGCGAACCCGGCCCCGAGCGCCCGGCGGACGCGGTCCTCTTCGACGAGCGGCATCCCGTGGAGAGGTTCCTCGTCGCGGAACGCGACCGGCGGATCGTCGGGTACATCGCCCAGGCCCCGGCCAGTCCCCTCGAATCCAATCGGCACGTCCGGCACATCCAGGGACTGGCCGTCCGTGAGTCCGCCCGCGGCAGCGGGGTCGCGGTGGCCCTCGTCGAGGCCGTCTGCGCCGCCGCCCGGGCCGACGGTGCCCGCCGGATGACCTTGCGCGTGCTCGGCCACAACCACCCGGCGCGGCAGCTCTACCGTCGCTGCGGCTTCGAAGTGGTCGGCGTCCTGCCCGAGGAGTTCCTGCTGGACGGGGCGTACGTCGACGACGTCTGGATGAGCAGGCCGCTGACCGACGCCTAGAAGCCCGCGCACCGGTGGCCGTCGGGGCGGGGGCGCCTGGCGGGGCGCCCCCTTTTCCGGTGGTCCGTCAGTCCAGGTACCCGCGGAGCTGGTCCGCGAAAGCGTGGTCGCGCAGTTTGTTGAGGGTCTTGGACTCGATCTGGCGGATCCGCTCACGCGTCACGCCGAAGATCCGTCCGATCTCCTCCAGGGTGCGGGGCCGCCCGTCCGCGAGGCCGTACCGCAGCTGCACGACCTTGCGCTCGCGCTCGCCGAGGGTGGAGAGGACGGCCTCCAGGTGCTCGCGCAGCAGGAAGAAGGCGGCCGACTCCACGGGCGAGGCGGCGTCCCCGTCCTCGATGAGGTCGCCGAGCGCGACGTCGTCCTCCTCGCCCACCGGGGCGTGCAGGGAGACCGGCTCCTGGGCGAGGCGGAGCACCTCCAGGACCCGCTCCGGGGTCAACTCCAGGTGGACGGCCACCTCTTCGGCCGTCGGCTCGTACCCGCGCTCCTGGAGCATCCGGCGCTGCACGCGGACGACCCGGTTGATCAGTTCGACGACGTGGACGGGCACGCGGATGGTCCGGGCCTGGTCGGCGAGGGCTCGGGACATCGCCTGCCGGATCCACCAGGTGGCGTAGGTGGAGAACTTGTAGCCGCGGGCGTAGTCGAACTTCTCCACGGCCCGGATAAGCCCGAGGTTCCCCTCCTGCACGAGGTCGAGCATGGTGAGCCCGCGACCCACGTACCGCTTGGCGACGGAGACGACGAGCCGCAGGTTCGACTCGATGAGCCGGCGCTTGGCCATCCGCCCCATGACGACGAGCTTGTCGAGGTCGAGGGCGAGCTGGGAGTCGAGGTCGGGGGTGTTGCCGAGCTTCTCCTCGGCGAACAGGCCGGCTTCGACGCGTCGCGCGAGGTCCACCTCCTCGGCGGCGGTGAGCAGCGGGATCCTGCCTATCTCGCGGAGGTACTGCCGGAACAGATCGGCGGACGGGCCCGCTCCGCCTCCGCTGTCGCCGCTGCTGCGCCTGCGCTGCACGGGCACCGGCTCGATCAGCTCCAGTACCTCGGGCTCTTCGTCCACGGCCTTGGCCTCCGAGGACTCGCTCACGTTCACGGTCAGGGTCCGGGTCTGCACGGGGGCGACCTCCAGGGCTCCGAGGACGGGGGCACCGCACCTCAGTGTGGGGTACGACACATCGCGGCCACGAGGGGCGTGCGAGCACTTTCTGAGTCCGGTGCGTGACCGCATGGTTACCCCCCGGCGGGAACCCCGATGCGGATCGGACGCATGTCCGAGATGATCGACTCCATGCATGAGTACGAGACCCACGTGACGGTGCGCTGCGCGGACGCGGCCGAGCTGGCGCGGCTCGACGCCTGGGCCGCCGCGCGGGAGTTGAAGGTGACCCACATCGAGCTGGCGCGGGGGCGGATGGTGTCGCAGCCGATGCTGACCGTGCCGGACCGCACGAGTCACGAGCGGCTGGTGCCGCAGCTGCGGGCGGACGGCTTCGACCCGGTCCGGGTCAAGGTGGAGACGGTCCCCTGGACCACGGACTCCCCCGGCCCGGGCGGCGGCTACTTCGAGCACCACATCCCGGTGCTGCTGCCCGTGGACTTCGACCGCCCGGCGCTGGAGGCCCTGGTGGTCCCGCACGGGGCGCACCTGTCGTGGAACGCGCGCCGGGTCGGGGGCGGGGACTGGGAGGTGCGGTTCGTGACGCAGCGGTGGCGCGGCGCCGCGGGGGCGGCCGGTGCGGGTGACGCCTTCGACGCGCTGATCCGGGAGCTCGACTCGGCCGGGTACGAAATGGGCACGGGGGAGAGGGAGTTCGTGCTCTCCGACAGTGACCTGTCGGTGGACGACGGCTGGATCGAGCAGGAGGCGACGGCGTGAGCGGGACGAACGCGCGGGACGCCGCCGGGGAGGAGCGGCGGCGGCGGATCGACCTGCCGCGCACCTCCACGGCCGGACTGGACGCGACGGGCCCCGAGGCCCGGGTCTTCGACCCGGCGCTCAAGCACTTCACGGACGGCTACCGGATCACGGACGCCGCCGTGGACGACACGCTGCGCCCCGCCTGGCGGGCCGCCCGCCGCACCGCGCTCGACGTCGTGGCGCGGGGCGTCGCCCGGTCGGGACGCTGTCCTTGGCCTGGAAGCTGATGTGGCTGGCCGGCGACATGCACCCGCAGGGCAAGGACCTGTACGACGCGGTCCTGCTGGCGGAGGACCGTGTACTGCCGTATCCGCTGCTGGAGGAGGTGTTCCGGCTGTCCGGGGAGTGGGAGGGCGGGGGCGGAAGGCAGATACCGCCGACCCTGGACGTGTTCGAGGACTTCACCGGAACCGACTGGGCGACCTTCGCCCTGGAGTACCCCGGCCTCGACATCGGCGGACGCCGCTACGAGGAGCGGCTGCCGGCGGCGCTGGCGCCGACCTTCGCGGACGGCGCCTGATCAGGCGGGCTCGACGCGGACCGCGCAGACCTTGAACTCCGGCATCCGGGACGTGGGGTCCAGGGCCGGGTTGGTCAGGGTGTTGGCGCGGCCCTCGCCCGGCCAGTGGAAGGGCATGAAGACCGTGTCCGCCCGGATGGTGTCGGTGATGCGGGCCGGGGCGACGGCTCGGCCGCGGCGGGAGGTCACGGCGAGCGGGCTGCCCTCGACCGCGCCGATCCGGGCGGCGAGGCGCGGGTGGAGTTCGACGAAGGGGCCGGGGGCGGCCGCGTTGAGCTCGTCCACCCGGCGGGTCTGGGCCCCGGACTGGTACTGGGCGACCACCCGGCCGGTGGTGAGCAGCAGCGGGTAGTCCGCGTCGGGGACCTCGGCGGCGTCGCGGTGGGAGACGGGGACGAAGCGGGCCCGGCCGTCGTCGGTGGCGAAGCGGTCCAGGAAGAGGCGCTCGGTGCCCGGGGAGCCCTCGGATCCGCCGGGGCCCTCGGGACCTTCGGGGCCTTGGGGGCAGGGCCAGAAGACGCCCTGTTCGGCCTCGATGCGGGCGTAGGTGATGCCCGAGTAGTCCGCGGGGCCGCCGGCCGAGGCCCGGCGCAGTTCCTCGAAGACCTCCTCCGGCTCGGTGGGGAAGCCCTTCTCGACGCCGAGGCGGGCGGCGAGTCCGTGCAGCACGTCCAGGTCGCTGCGGACCCCCGGCGGCGGGGTGATCGCCCGACGGCGGAGCAGGACGCGGCCCTCCAGGTTGGTCGTGGTGCCGGTCTCCTCCGCCCACTGGGTGACGGGGAGGACCACGTCCGCGAGGGCGGCGGTCTCGGAGAGGACGACGTCGGCCACGGCGAGGAAGTCCAAGGAGCGGATGCGGTCCTCGATGTGCGCGGCGCGGGGGGCGGACACCACCGGGTTCGAGCCCATCAGGAGCAGGGCCTTCACGTCCGTGCCGAGGGCGTCGAGGAGTTCGTAGGCGCTGCGGCCCGGGCCGGGGAGGCTGTCGGGGTCGACGCCCCAGACCTCGGCGACGTGGGCGCGGGCCGCCGGGTCGGTGAGCTTGCGGTAGCCGGGGAGCTGGTCGGCCTTCTGGCCGTGCTCGCGGCCGCCCTGGCCGTTGCCCTGCCCGGTGAGGCAGCCGTAGCCGGACAGCGGGCGGCCGGCCCGGCCGGTGGCCAGGCACAGGTTGATCCAGGCGCCGACGGTGTCGGTGCCCTTGGACTGCTGCTCGGGGCCGCGGGCGGTGAGGACCATGGCGGATTCCGGGGCGCAGAACAGGGCCACGGCCTCGCGGAGCCTGGGGACCGGTATCCCGGTGATGCGCTCGACCAGTTCCGGCCAGTGGGCCATGGCGGCGGCCCTGGTCTCCTCCCAGCCGGTGGTGCGGGCGGCGATGAACTCCTCGTCGACCCGGCCTTCCGCGACGATCAGGTGCAGCAGGCCGAGCGCGAGGGCGAGGTCGGTGCCGGGGCGCGGGGCGAGGTGCAGGTCGGCCTGTTCGGCGGTGCGGGTGCGGCGCGGGTCGATGACGATCAGGGTGCCGCCGCCCGCCTTGAGTTCGGTGAGGTAGCGCAGGGCGGGCGGCATGGTCTCGGCCAGGTTCGAGCCGACGAGGATCACGCAGCCGGTGCGCGGGATGTCCGCCAGGGGGAAGGGCAGCCCGCGGTCGAGGCCGAAGGCTCGCTGGTGGGCGGCGGCGGCCGAGGACATGCAGAAGCGGCCGTTGTAGTCGATCTGCGAGGTGCGCAGGGCGACGCGGGCGAACTTGCCGAGCGCGTAGGCCTTCTCGTTGGTGAGCCCGCCGCCGCCGAAGACCCCGACGGCGTCCGGGCCGTGGGTGCGGCCGGTACGGGCGAGGCCCTCGGCGACGGCGTCGAGAGCCTCCTCCCAGGTGGCCGGCTCCAGCTGCCCGGCGTGGGTGCGGACGAGCGGCTGGGTCAGGCGCACCCGGGAGGAGAGCACGGCGGGGGCGGTGCGGCCCTTGCCGCACAGCGCGCCCCGGTTGACGGGGAAGTCGGTCCGTTCCTCCACCGCCACGGTGGCACCGCCCGGCTCGGGGCGGAGCCTCATGCCGCACTGCAGGGCGCAGTACGGGCAGTGCGTGTCGATGGCGGAGTCGGAGGTGTGCATACGGTCCAGCGTGGGTCGGCGGTGTTACACCGGCCGCCGCCGCGCGTTACAAGTCCGGGTGCTGCGCCTCAGCGCGGCCGGACGGCTGCGGTGAGGCCCGGCGCGGCGGCGGACGGTGGCCCGGGGACCCTCCGGCGGCACACGCATATGCGGCCGTCCCGCCGGAGGGCGCGGGGGCGGGTCACTGCCCCGTCAGGTACTTCACCGTGGGGCCCGCGGTCCAGCCGCCGTCGACGGCGAGTTCGGCGCCCGTCATGTAGCCGGCGGCGTCGGAGAGCAGGAAGGCGATCGCCGCGGCGATCTCCTCGGGGACGCCGACGCGGCCGAGCGGGGCGCCGGGGTAGTTGCCTTCGCCCGCCTGGATGCCGATCGGGGCGGTCATCGGGGTCAGGGTCATGCCCGGGTGGACGGAGTTGACGCGGATCCCGGCCTCGGCGAGCTCCACCGCGCCGATCTTCGACAGGCCGCGCACGCCCCACTTGGAGGCTCCGTATCCGGCGGTGAGCGCGAGGCCGGTCAGACCGGCGGCGGAGGAGATGTTGACGATGGACCCGCCGCCGTGCGCGCGCAGCAGCGGGATCGCGGTCTTGATGCCGATGAACACGCCGACCAGGTTGATCTCGATGACCTGGCGGAAGTGCTCGACGCTCTCGTGCTCCAGGAACTGGCCGGTGGATATGCCCGCGTTGTTCACCAGGCCGTCGATGCGGCCGAACTCGGCGACCGCGTACTCCAGGGCCGCCCGCCAGTCGGCCTCGCTCGTCACGTCGTGCCGGACGAAGCGCGCCGCGCCGCCGAGCTTCGCGGCCGTCTCGGCGCCTTCCGCCTCCAGGACGTCGGTGATCAGCACCCGGCCGCCGCCGTCGACGACGGCCTGTGCGGCCGCGGCGCCGAGGCCGCGGGCTCCACCGGTGATGACGACGACCTTGCCGCTCAGATCCACAACAGCCACGGTTCCACACCCCTGACGCTCTTGTACGGACGAACCGGCATATGACTAATCGGCATAACCGGCGCGGCGTCAGTCTGCCAGAGCCTCCAGGGCCCGCGACACCCCCTCCTCCTTCGGTCCCAGGAAGTGCGGGGCCGGCTTGAAGGCCGCGTCCAGCGCCGCCTTGCCCGCCGCGAAGACCTCGCGGGTCTCGCCGTAGTACCAGGTGGCGTCGTGCACGTCGGCCACCCCGACGCCGTACGAGTCCAGGCCCGCCGCCTGGCACAGGGCGACGGCCCGGCGGATGTGGAAGCCCTGGGTGACCAGCACGGCCCGCTCCACGCCGAAGATCTCCTTGGCCCGCACGCAGGAGTCCCAGGTGTCGAAGCCCGCGTAGTCACTGACGATCTTTCGGTCCGGCACCCCGTGCGCGGTCAGGTACTTCCGCATCGCGTCGGGTTCGTCGTACTCGGTGCGGCTGTTGTCCCCGGTGACCAGCACGACCTTGACCTTGCCGGTGCGGTACAGCTCGGCGGCGGCGTCGAGCCGGTCGGCGAGGTACGGGGTCGGCCGGCTCCCCAACAGGCCCGCGCCGAACACCACGGCCACCTCGGCGACGGGCGCGTCGGCCGTGGTCCGCAGCCGGTCGGCGGCCACCGCGTGCATCCACGCCGAGGGCAGCAGCGCCAGCACGCAGCCCGCCATGACGGTCTGCACCGCCCGCCGCCGGTTCCGCACGCTGCGCAGCGCCACCACCGCCCGGCTCCACTCGACTCTCGGCAGGCGCGGCAGGCGCGGCAGGCGCGGCAGGCGTGGTCGGCGTGGCAGGCGTGGTCGGCGCATCATCCATCCCCAGGTCTCTCGACTGCTCGTCCGCAGGTCAGGACGCTCCTCGGGGCCTTGCGGTTCACCCGGCCCCCGATCCACGGCGGACGGGCCGCCGGCCGCGCCCGCCCCGAACAGCCGCGCCGACCCCTCTGTGAGCACCCGGCAAAGACCCGTCATCCCCGCGCAACGCACCGGCAACCTCCGGCGCGGAGGATCGATTCATGACGGAGCCGGTGCACCCTCCCGAGTTTCCCGCTCTTCCCTTCGACAGCACGGCCGAGCTGCTCGGCCGCATCACCCGCCAGCTGGGCACCCAGCTCAGCGGCCTGCGCCGACCCGGAGTCCGCCCATGCAGCCCACCCTCGTCGCCGTGGCCCACGGCAGCCGTGACCCGCGCGCCCTGCACACCGCACGCGCCCTCCTCGAACGCGTCCGCGAACTCCGTCCCCGGCTCGACGTCCGGCTCGGCCACATCGAGCTGACCGCGCCGCTGCTCGACGACACCCTGGGCGAGCTGTCCGGCTCGGCCGTGCTCGTCCCGCTGCTGTTCGGTCGCGGGTACCACGTCAAGCGTGACCTCCCCGCGGCCGCGGCCCGGGCCGGCCACCTGCTCACCCGCGTCGCCGCCCCGCTGGGCCCGCACCCGCTGCTCGTCGAGGCCCTGTACGAGCGGCTGCTGGAGACCGGCTGGACCCCGGCTCCCGGCTCGGCCGTCGTGCTGGCCGCCGCCGGTTCCCGCGACCCCGACTCCGCGGCCGACACCCGCCGCACCGCCGCCCTGCTCTCCGAGCGCCTCGGCGGCGTCCC comes from Streptomyces virginiae and encodes:
- a CDS encoding RNA polymerase sigma factor, yielding MRSRTGLRKCSHAPRGRDVSYPTLRCGAPVLGALEVAPVQTRTLTVNVSESSEAKAVDEEPEVLELIEPVPVQRRRSSGDSGGGAGPSADLFRQYLREIGRIPLLTAAEEVDLARRVEAGLFAEEKLGNTPDLDSQLALDLDKLVVMGRMAKRRLIESNLRLVVSVAKRYVGRGLTMLDLVQEGNLGLIRAVEKFDYARGYKFSTYATWWIRQAMSRALADQARTIRVPVHVVELINRVVRVQRRMLQERGYEPTAEEVAVHLELTPERVLEVLRLAQEPVSLHAPVGEEDDVALGDLIEDGDAASPVESAAFFLLREHLEAVLSTLGERERKVVQLRYGLADGRPRTLEEIGRIFGVTRERIRQIESKTLNKLRDHAFADQLRGYLD
- a CDS encoding SanA/YdcF family protein, whose protein sequence is MRRPRLPRRPRLPRLPRLPRLPRVEWSRAVVALRSVRNRRRAVQTVMAGCVLALLPSAWMHAVAADRLRTTADAPVAEVAVVFGAGLLGSRPTPYLADRLDAAAELYRTGKVKVVLVTGDNSRTEYDEPDAMRKYLTAHGVPDRKIVSDYAGFDTWDSCVRAKEIFGVERAVLVTQGFHIRRAVALCQAAGLDSYGVGVADVHDATWYYGETREVFAAGKAALDAAFKPAPHFLGPKEEGVSRALEALAD
- a CDS encoding GNAT family N-acetyltransferase; translation: MASDVVIRPARAEDEREIVEVLRSVWSRVSEPGPERPADAVLFDERHPVERFLVAERDRRIVGYIAQAPASPLESNRHVRHIQGLAVRESARGSGVAVALVEAVCAAARADGARRMTLRVLGHNHPARQLYRRCGFEVVGVLPEEFLLDGAYVDDVWMSRPLTDA
- a CDS encoding molybdopterin oxidoreductase family protein, with amino-acid sequence MHTSDSAIDTHCPYCALQCGMRLRPEPGGATVAVEERTDFPVNRGALCGKGRTAPAVLSSRVRLTQPLVRTHAGQLEPATWEEALDAVAEGLARTGRTHGPDAVGVFGGGGLTNEKAYALGKFARVALRTSQIDYNGRFCMSSAAAAHQRAFGLDRGLPFPLADIPRTGCVILVGSNLAETMPPALRYLTELKAGGGTLIVIDPRRTRTAEQADLHLAPRPGTDLALALGLLHLIVAEGRVDEEFIAARTTGWEETRAAAMAHWPELVERITGIPVPRLREAVALFCAPESAMVLTARGPEQQSKGTDTVGAWINLCLATGRAGRPLSGYGCLTGQGNGQGGREHGQKADQLPGYRKLTDPAARAHVAEVWGVDPDSLPGPGRSAYELLDALGTDVKALLLMGSNPVVSAPRAAHIEDRIRSLDFLAVADVVLSETAALADVVLPVTQWAEETGTTTNLEGRVLLRRRAITPPPGVRSDLDVLHGLAARLGVEKGFPTEPEEVFEELRRASAGGPADYSGITYARIEAEQGVFWPCPQGPEGPEGPGGSEGSPGTERLFLDRFATDDGRARFVPVSHRDAAEVPDADYPLLLTTGRVVAQYQSGAQTRRVDELNAAAPGPFVELHPRLAARIGAVEGSPLAVTSRRGRAVAPARITDTIRADTVFMPFHWPGEGRANTLTNPALDPTSRMPEFKVCAVRVEPA
- a CDS encoding glucose 1-dehydrogenase, which codes for MAVVDLSGKVVVITGGARGLGAAAAQAVVDGGGRVLITDVLEAEGAETAAKLGGAARFVRHDVTSEADWRAALEYAVAEFGRIDGLVNNAGISTGQFLEHESVEHFRQVIEINLVGVFIGIKTAIPLLRAHGGGSIVNISSAAGLTGLALTAGYGASKWGVRGLSKIGAVELAEAGIRVNSVHPGMTLTPMTAPIGIQAGEGNYPGAPLGRVGVPEEIAAAIAFLLSDAAGYMTGAELAVDGGWTAGPTVKYLTGQ
- a CDS encoding ABC transporter ATP-binding protein, yielding MSGPGGRMMMGPAQRSMDFKGSGKRLLRQLAHDRAKIWGMVAAVVGSVGCAVVGPKILGEATDLVFAGIVGREMPAGTTKQQALDGLRARGQDGMADMLAGTDFTPGQGIDFGAVGVVAIWALVVFTLAGLLMLVATRLSNHVMNGTVYRMREELQAKLSRLPLSYFDQQKRGEVLSRATNDIDNIGQTLQQTMGQLLNSLLTIVGVLVMMFWISPLLALVALVTVPLSVFVAAKIGKKSQPQFVAQWKATGALNAHIEEMYSGHGLVKVFGRQRESAAVFAEQNEALYRASFKAQLVSGIMQPVMFFISNINYVLIAVVGGLRVASGTLSIGDVQAFIQYSRQFSMPLTQVASMANLVQSGVASAERVYELLDAPEQEPDAVVPERPEERRGQVTFDKVAFRYEPDKPLIENLSLTVEPGHTVAIVGPTGAGKTTLVNLLMRFYEVTGGEIALDGVDIAKMTREELRAGIGMVLQDTWLFGGTIAENIAYGASREVTRAEVEEAARAAHADRFIRTLPDGYDTVLDDEGAGVSAGEKQLITIARAFLSEPVILVLDEATSSVDTRTEVLIQKAMARLARGRTSFVIAHRLSTIRDADVILVMESGSIVEQGTHEELLASGGAYARLYAAQFAQAVAEVD